One window from the genome of Rhodopseudomonas sp. P2A-2r encodes:
- a CDS encoding ABC transporter ATP-binding protein: protein MTDAPIIAARGVARRFGGLVALDGVDLDVPRGIVQAIIGPNGSGKTTLLNALSGASHADAGSVRIAGEEIFRLKPHRIARIGLARTFQNIRIFTNLTVLENVMVAAACKAPASLFNIMTSNARHKANEAGIEQAARDALETVGLAGRARDRAAQLPYAQQRLLEIARALATQPAVLLLDEPAAGMNMTESMTLLATIAKLKDRGITVVLVEHNVRLVMGISDRVAVLDFGRKIAEGAPAEVQRNPLVIEAYLGRRHRHA from the coding sequence GGTGGCGCTGGACGGCGTTGACCTCGACGTGCCGCGCGGCATCGTGCAGGCCATCATCGGCCCGAACGGCTCCGGCAAGACCACGCTTCTCAACGCGCTGTCCGGCGCCTCCCATGCCGATGCCGGCTCGGTCCGCATCGCTGGCGAAGAGATCTTCCGCCTCAAGCCGCACCGCATCGCGCGCATCGGCCTGGCGCGTACGTTCCAGAACATCCGCATCTTCACCAACCTGACCGTGCTGGAGAACGTCATGGTCGCGGCTGCCTGCAAGGCACCGGCGTCACTGTTCAACATCATGACGTCGAATGCACGCCACAAGGCCAACGAGGCCGGCATCGAACAGGCCGCACGCGACGCGCTGGAGACGGTCGGCCTCGCCGGCCGCGCCCGCGACCGCGCCGCGCAATTGCCCTATGCCCAGCAGCGACTGCTGGAGATCGCGCGCGCGCTGGCCACGCAGCCCGCCGTGCTGCTGCTCGACGAGCCTGCTGCCGGCATGAACATGACCGAGAGCATGACACTGCTCGCGACCATCGCAAAGCTCAAGGACCGCGGCATCACGGTGGTGCTGGTCGAGCACAATGTGCGGCTGGTGATGGGCATCAGCGACCGTGTCGCGGTGCTGGACTTCGGCAGGAAGATCGCCGAGGGCGCTCCCGCCGAGGTGCAGCGCAATCCGCTGGTGATCGAGGCCTATCTCGGCAGGCGGCACCGTCATGCTTAA
- the fdhF gene encoding formate dehydrogenase subunit alpha: MSLVHEIDFGTPRSKAEKMVTLTIDGKSISVPEGTSIMRAAMEAGTQIPKLCATDMVDAFGSCRLCLVEIEGRAGTPASCTTPAMEGLVVHTQNERLKTLRKGVMELYISDHPLDCLTCAANGDCELQDMAGAVGLRDVRYGDAGENHVFAKAHNHSPDHSPHDCENDRWMAKDESNPYFTYDPSKCIVCSRCVRACEEVQGTFALTISGRGFDSRVSPGMSESFLGSECVSCGACVQACPTATLTEKSVIAIGQPEHSVVTTCAYCGVGCTFKAEMRGEEVVRMVPYKDGKANRGHSCVKGRFAWGYTNHKERILNPMIREKITDPWQEVSWDEAFNFAAAKFKGIQAKYGRDSIGGITSSRCTNEEVFVVQKLIRAGFGNNNVDTCARVCHSPTGYGLSSTFGTSAGTQDFDSVEQTDVVMIIGANPTDGHPVFASRLKKRLRAGAKLIVVDPRRTDIVRSAHIEAQHHLPLMPGTNVAVLTAIAHVIVTEGLADEAFVRERCDWSEFEDWASFVAQPNHSPEATAIMTGVDPRELREAARLFATGGNGAIYYGLGVTEHSQGSTTVIAIANLAMATGNIGRPGVGVNPLRGQNNVQGSCDMGSFPHELPGYRHISGDAVRETFESLWNVKLNPDPGLRIPNMFDAAVEGTFMGLYVQGEDILQSDPNTKHVVSALSAMECVIVHDLFLNETANYAHVFFPGSTFLEKNGTFTNAERRIQRVRKVMSPKNGLEDWEVTLGFARALGYEMHYNHPSEIMDEIAALTPTFSGVSYAKLDELGSVQWPCNEKMPLGTPVMHIDGFVRGKGKFMRTEYVATDEKTGPRFPLLLTTGRILSQYNVGAQTRRTENVVWHEEDRLEMHPHDAEMRGIRDGDWCKLQSRAGETTLRALITERVAPGVVYTTFHHPTTQANVITTEFSDWATNCPEYKVTAVQISPSNGPSEWQKEYDEQARQSRRIAVPAVEAAE, from the coding sequence ATGTCGCTCGTTCATGAAATCGATTTCGGCACCCCGCGCTCCAAGGCTGAGAAGATGGTCACACTGACGATCGACGGCAAAAGTATCTCCGTTCCCGAGGGCACCTCGATCATGCGTGCCGCCATGGAGGCGGGCACCCAGATTCCAAAGCTCTGCGCCACCGACATGGTGGATGCGTTCGGCTCGTGCCGGCTCTGTCTGGTCGAGATCGAGGGCCGCGCCGGTACGCCGGCCTCCTGCACCACGCCGGCCATGGAAGGCCTTGTGGTCCACACCCAGAATGAACGGCTGAAGACGCTCCGCAAGGGCGTGATGGAGCTGTATATCTCCGACCACCCGCTGGACTGCCTGACCTGTGCCGCCAACGGCGACTGCGAGCTGCAGGACATGGCAGGGGCAGTGGGCCTGCGCGACGTACGCTACGGCGATGCTGGCGAGAACCACGTCTTCGCCAAGGCACATAATCACTCGCCCGATCATTCGCCCCATGATTGCGAGAACGACCGCTGGATGGCGAAGGACGAGAGCAATCCGTACTTCACCTATGATCCCTCGAAGTGCATCGTCTGCTCGCGTTGCGTCCGCGCCTGCGAGGAAGTGCAGGGCACCTTCGCGCTGACCATTTCCGGCCGCGGTTTCGACAGTCGGGTGTCGCCCGGCATGAGCGAGAGTTTTCTCGGCTCCGAATGCGTGTCGTGCGGTGCCTGCGTGCAGGCCTGCCCGACCGCGACGCTGACTGAGAAGTCGGTGATTGCCATCGGCCAGCCCGAGCATTCGGTCGTCACCACCTGCGCCTATTGCGGTGTCGGCTGCACCTTCAAGGCCGAAATGCGCGGCGAGGAAGTGGTGCGCATGGTGCCGTACAAGGACGGCAAGGCCAATCGCGGCCATTCCTGCGTCAAGGGTCGGTTTGCCTGGGGCTACACCAACCACAAGGAACGCATCCTCAACCCGATGATCCGCGAGAAGATCACCGATCCCTGGCAGGAAGTATCATGGGACGAGGCGTTCAACTTTGCCGCCGCAAAATTCAAGGGCATCCAGGCGAAATACGGCCGCGATTCGATCGGCGGCATCACCTCGTCGCGCTGCACCAATGAAGAGGTCTTCGTGGTGCAGAAGCTGATCCGCGCCGGCTTCGGCAACAACAATGTCGACACCTGCGCCCGCGTCTGCCATTCGCCGACCGGCTACGGCCTGTCGTCGACTTTCGGCACCTCGGCCGGCACCCAGGATTTTGATTCCGTCGAACAGACCGATGTGGTGATGATCATCGGCGCCAATCCCACCGACGGCCATCCGGTATTCGCCTCGCGGCTGAAGAAGCGGCTGCGCGCCGGCGCAAAACTGATTGTCGTCGATCCGCGCCGCACCGACATTGTCCGCTCGGCGCATATCGAGGCGCAGCACCATCTGCCGCTGATGCCCGGCACCAATGTCGCCGTGCTCACTGCCATCGCCCATGTCATCGTCACCGAAGGCCTCGCAGACGAGGCCTTCGTGCGCGAACGCTGCGACTGGAGCGAGTTCGAGGACTGGGCGTCGTTTGTCGCGCAGCCCAACCACTCGCCCGAAGCCACCGCCATCATGACCGGCGTCGATCCCCGGGAATTGCGCGAAGCGGCCAGGCTGTTCGCCACCGGTGGCAATGGCGCGATCTATTACGGGCTCGGGGTCACTGAGCACAGCCAGGGCTCGACCACGGTGATCGCCATCGCCAATCTCGCAATGGCCACCGGCAATATCGGCCGTCCCGGCGTCGGCGTGAACCCGCTGCGCGGCCAGAACAACGTGCAGGGCTCCTGCGACATGGGCTCGTTCCCGCACGAGCTGCCGGGCTATCGCCACATCTCCGGCGATGCGGTGCGCGAGACCTTCGAGTCGCTGTGGAACGTCAAGCTCAATCCCGACCCGGGCCTGCGCATTCCCAACATGTTCGATGCCGCCGTCGAAGGCACCTTCATGGGCCTCTACGTGCAGGGCGAGGACATCCTGCAGTCCGATCCCAACACCAAGCATGTGGTATCGGCGCTGTCGGCGATGGAATGTGTCATCGTCCATGATCTCTTTCTCAACGAGACCGCCAACTACGCCCATGTATTCTTCCCGGGCTCGACCTTCCTGGAAAAGAACGGCACCTTCACAAATGCCGAACGCCGCATCCAGCGCGTGCGCAAGGTGATGTCGCCGAAGAACGGCCTGGAAGACTGGGAAGTCACCCTCGGCTTCGCCAGGGCGCTGGGCTACGAGATGCACTACAATCATCCTTCGGAGATCATGGACGAGATCGCGGCGCTGACGCCGACCTTTAGCGGCGTGTCCTATGCCAAGCTCGACGAGCTCGGCTCGGTGCAGTGGCCCTGCAACGAGAAGATGCCGCTGGGCACGCCGGTCATGCATATCGACGGCTTCGTGCGCGGCAAGGGCAAGTTCATGCGCACCGAATACGTCGCCACCGACGAGAAGACCGGGCCGCGCTTCCCGCTGCTGCTCACCACCGGCCGCATTCTCAGCCAGTACAATGTCGGCGCGCAGACGCGGCGCACCGAAAATGTGGTCTGGCATGAGGAGGACCGGCTGGAGATGCATCCGCACGATGCGGAGATGCGCGGCATCCGGGACGGCGACTGGTGCAAACTGCAGAGCCGCGCCGGCGAGACCACCTTGCGCGCGTTGATCACCGAGCGCGTCGCGCCCGGCGTGGTTTATACCACGTTCCATCACCCGACCACGCAGGCCAATGTGATCACCACCGAGTTCTCGGACTGGGCCACCAACTGCCCGGAATACAAGGTCACGGCGGTGCAGATCTCGCCGTCGAACGGACCTTCGGAATGGCAGAAGGAATATGACGAGCAGGCCCGTCAGTCGCGACGCATCGCGGTGCCGGCCGTGGAAGCCGCGGAGTAG
- a CDS encoding LysR family transcriptional regulator, producing the protein MIDKLELLLALAKERHFGRAAEACGVTQPTMSTSLKQLEEFLGVMLVQRGSRFQGFTPEGERALDWARRIVGDARAMRQEINGLKDRLSGEIRIAAIPTALGMVESLTTPFRARYPDVRFRVQSCTSAAVLGLLENLEVDAGLTYIENEPLGKVRSIPLYQESYRLLTSPDGMFGDRDEVTWKEVGQVPLCLLTPDMQNRRIIDRALKSVGAEAVPTLTSNSIIVLYTHVKTGRWASVMPAKLAQTLGLTGAVRMIPIIDPVVTYGVGLVVPQRDPMTPLIAALVQIAREVAPSLEA; encoded by the coding sequence TTGATCGACAAGCTCGAACTGTTGCTGGCGCTCGCCAAGGAACGGCACTTCGGCCGCGCCGCCGAGGCCTGCGGCGTCACCCAGCCGACCATGTCCACCAGCCTGAAGCAGCTTGAGGAATTCCTCGGCGTCATGCTGGTGCAACGCGGCTCACGTTTCCAGGGCTTTACCCCGGAGGGCGAACGGGCGCTCGACTGGGCGCGGCGCATCGTCGGCGACGCCCGCGCCATGCGCCAGGAAATCAACGGCCTCAAGGATCGCCTGTCCGGCGAGATCCGCATCGCGGCGATCCCGACCGCGCTCGGCATGGTGGAGTCGCTCACCACGCCGTTCCGCGCCCGCTATCCCGACGTGCGCTTTCGCGTGCAGTCGTGCACCTCGGCGGCCGTGCTCGGCCTGCTGGAAAATCTCGAGGTCGATGCCGGACTCACCTACATTGAGAACGAACCGCTCGGCAAGGTTCGCTCGATCCCGCTGTATCAGGAGAGCTACCGTTTGCTGACGTCGCCCGACGGCATGTTCGGCGACCGCGACGAAGTGACCTGGAAGGAAGTCGGCCAGGTGCCGCTATGCCTGCTGACGCCCGACATGCAGAACCGCCGGATCATCGATCGCGCGCTAAAATCGGTCGGCGCCGAGGCGGTGCCGACGTTGACCTCGAATTCGATCATCGTGCTGTACACCCATGTGAAGACCGGCCGCTGGGCCAGTGTGATGCCTGCCAAGCTGGCGCAGACGCTGGGCCTCACCGGAGCAGTGCGGATGATTCCGATTATCGATCCCGTCGTCACCTATGGCGTCGGACTCGTGGTGCCGCAGCGCGACCCGATGACGCCGTTGATCGCGGCCCTGGTGCAGATTGCGCGCGAAGTGGCGCCGTCGCTGGAAGCTTGA
- the fdhD gene encoding formate dehydrogenase accessory sulfurtransferase FdhD: MHDPVRSVTRTIWRRDGASEGVRAVPEETALAITYNGGTYAVMMGTPQDLHDFAIGFSLSEGVVASAAEIQSFEAVEFDDGIELRMWLDAATADGISARRRRMAGPTGCGLCGIDSIAEAVRPAAIVGAGRRFSPQQIVAAMQAVPALQKINTETRAAHAAAFWTPARGIVALREDVGRHNALDKLAGALVRDRIDAADGMVLLTSRVSVEMVQKAAALGAPLLVAVSAPTALAVRMAAAAGITLAAITRGDGFEVFTHSHRVAFDAVTQETDHAITFVA; the protein is encoded by the coding sequence ATGCACGACCCGGTACGCTCGGTCACACGCACGATCTGGCGCCGCGACGGCGCCAGTGAAGGCGTGCGTGCGGTGCCGGAAGAGACCGCGCTGGCGATCACCTACAATGGCGGCACCTATGCCGTGATGATGGGGACGCCGCAGGACCTCCACGACTTTGCCATCGGCTTCAGCCTCAGTGAGGGCGTGGTTGCTTCGGCCGCCGAGATCCAGTCGTTCGAGGCCGTTGAATTCGACGACGGCATCGAACTGCGGATGTGGCTGGACGCCGCCACCGCGGACGGCATCAGCGCGCGGCGAAGGCGGATGGCCGGCCCGACCGGCTGCGGGCTATGCGGCATCGACTCCATCGCCGAGGCGGTCAGGCCGGCAGCGATCGTCGGCGCCGGCCGCCGCTTCTCGCCGCAGCAGATCGTGGCGGCGATGCAGGCGGTGCCTGCCTTGCAGAAGATCAACACCGAGACCCGCGCCGCCCATGCGGCGGCATTCTGGACGCCGGCGCGCGGCATCGTCGCCTTGCGCGAGGACGTCGGCCGCCACAACGCGCTCGACAAGCTCGCCGGGGCGCTCGTGCGCGATCGCATCGACGCCGCCGACGGCATGGTGCTGCTGACCAGCCGGGTGTCGGTGGAGATGGTGCAGAAGGCCGCGGCGCTGGGCGCGCCGCTGCTGGTGGCCGTGTCGGCGCCCACCGCGCTGGCGGTACGCATGGCCGCCGCCGCCGGCATCACGCTGGCGGCGATTACCCGCGGCGACGGCTTCGAAGTCTTCACCCATTCGCACCGCGTCGCCTTCGACGCCGTGACGCAGGAAACGGATCATGCAATCACCTTCGTCGCCTGA
- a CDS encoding formate dehydrogenase subunit delta: protein MQSPSSPERLIYMANQIGTFFNSQGQDKAVPGIAEHIKKFWDPRMRKAIMAHLDAGGAGLDINVRDALVKLKG from the coding sequence ATGCAATCACCTTCGTCGCCTGAACGTCTGATCTATATGGCCAACCAGATCGGGACCTTCTTCAACAGCCAGGGCCAGGACAAGGCCGTGCCGGGCATCGCCGAGCACATCAAGAAGTTCTGGGATCCGCGCATGCGCAAGGCGATCATGGCCCATCTCGACGCCGGCGGCGCCGGCCTCGACATCAACGTCCGCGATGCGCTGGTGAAGCTGAAGGGCTAG
- a CDS encoding formate dehydrogenase subunit gamma — protein sequence MTSRYEPWDETRSAEIIAGLSHVEGGTLVILHALQEVFGYVPEPAIPMIASALNLSRAEVYGVFTFYHDFRHEPAGQHVLKLCRAEACQAAGGDALAARAESSLGIKLGNTTADQRVTLEPIYCLGLCATAPSAMLDSRVVGRLTEKRLDALVAEAQR from the coding sequence ATGACCTCACGCTATGAACCTTGGGACGAGACGCGGAGCGCGGAGATCATCGCGGGCCTTTCGCATGTGGAGGGCGGCACGCTGGTTATCCTGCATGCATTGCAGGAAGTCTTCGGCTACGTGCCGGAGCCGGCGATTCCGATGATCGCGTCGGCGCTCAACCTGTCGCGCGCCGAAGTCTACGGTGTCTTCACTTTCTATCACGATTTCCGCCATGAGCCTGCGGGCCAGCACGTGCTGAAGCTGTGCCGCGCCGAGGCTTGCCAGGCCGCCGGCGGCGATGCGCTGGCGGCGCGCGCCGAATCCAGCCTGGGCATCAAGCTCGGCAACACCACGGCGGATCAGCGCGTCACGCTGGAGCCGATCTATTGCCTCGGCCTGTGCGCCACCGCGCCATCTGCCATGCTCGACAGCCGCGTGGTCGGACGCCTCACCGAGAAGCGCCTCGATGCGCTGGTCGCGGAGGCGCAGCGATGA
- a CDS encoding ABC transporter ATP-binding protein has protein sequence MLKVDNLHVSYGHIEVLKGISFSVEMGEIVALIGGNGAGKTTTLSTISGLLRPTAGSIVWKGEAIHGTAVETIVGAGLAHCPEGRRIFPGLTVRENLITGTASRRYRKAEVEDDLALVFELFPRLKERLKQGGWSLSGGEQQMLAIGRALMSRPSLLMLDEPSLGLAPIVIEQVFDKILELNKRTGLGVLLVEQNSAMALEIASRAFVLETGSITLSGPASVLADDPRIREAYLGG, from the coding sequence ATGCTTAAGGTCGACAACCTCCACGTCTCCTACGGCCATATCGAGGTGCTGAAGGGCATCTCCTTCAGCGTCGAGATGGGCGAGATCGTCGCTTTGATCGGCGGCAACGGCGCCGGCAAGACCACCACGCTGAGCACCATCTCCGGCCTGCTCCGCCCTACCGCCGGCAGCATCGTTTGGAAGGGCGAGGCCATTCACGGCACCGCGGTGGAAACCATCGTCGGCGCCGGGCTGGCGCACTGCCCGGAAGGACGGCGGATCTTTCCCGGACTCACCGTGCGCGAGAACCTGATCACCGGCACCGCGTCGCGGCGCTACAGGAAGGCCGAGGTCGAGGACGACCTTGCGCTGGTGTTCGAGCTGTTTCCGCGCCTCAAGGAGCGCCTCAAGCAGGGTGGCTGGTCGCTGTCCGGCGGCGAGCAACAGATGCTGGCCATCGGCCGCGCGCTGATGAGCCGACCGAGCCTGCTGATGCTCGACGAGCCGTCGCTGGGACTGGCGCCCATCGTCATCGAGCAGGTGTTCGACAAGATCCTCGAGCTCAACAAGCGCACCGGTCTCGGCGTGCTGCTGGTGGAGCAGAATTCGGCGATGGCGCTGGAGATCGCCAGCCGCGCTTTCGTGCTGGAGACCGGCAGCATCACACTATCCGGGCCGGCTTCGGTCCTGGCCGACGATCCACGGATTCGGGAAGCGTATCTCGGGGGCTAG
- a CDS encoding formate dehydrogenase beta subunit: MKIFVPRDAGAVAVGADDVADAFVRAAEARKLELEIVRNGSRGLYWLEPMIEMATPQGRVAFGPVAEDDVDAVLDAMIADAAHPLRLGVTEEIPWLKRQTRLSFARCGVIDPRSLDEYRAYDGYKGLARALTLTPAQIIADVTTSGLRGRGGAGFPTGIKWKTVADTAADRKFIVCNADEGDSGTFADRMLFEGDPFVVIEGMTIAGIAVGATKGYIYIRSEYPHAIAATNIAIAAAERAGFLGANICGSAHSFDLEVRVGAGAYVCGEETALLESLEGRRGIVRAKPPLPAHKGLFGKPTVINNVLSFAAIPFILNDGAKAYAEFGMGRSRGTMPIQLAGNIKNGGLFEVAFGITLGELVDEVGGGTLSGRPVRAVQVGGPLGAYFPRELFDTPFDYEAFAKRDGLIGHGGIVVFDDSVDMAKQARFAMEFCAVESCGKCTPCRIGSTRGVETIDKIRRGERVAENTAVLEDLCHTLKFGSLCALGGFTSYPVMSALKHFPDDFAPTPARLQAAE; this comes from the coding sequence ATGAAGATCTTTGTTCCCCGCGATGCCGGCGCGGTTGCTGTCGGTGCCGACGACGTGGCTGACGCTTTCGTGCGCGCCGCCGAAGCGCGAAAGCTCGAGCTCGAGATCGTGCGCAACGGTTCGCGTGGACTTTACTGGCTGGAGCCGATGATCGAGATGGCGACGCCGCAAGGCCGCGTCGCCTTTGGCCCGGTGGCCGAGGACGATGTCGATGCGGTGCTCGACGCGATGATCGCCGACGCGGCGCATCCGCTGCGTCTTGGTGTCACAGAGGAGATCCCCTGGCTGAAGCGGCAGACCCGCCTAAGCTTCGCGCGCTGCGGTGTCATCGACCCGCGCTCGCTCGACGAATATCGCGCTTATGACGGCTACAAGGGCCTGGCGCGCGCGCTGACCTTGACACCGGCGCAGATCATCGCCGACGTCACCACCTCCGGCCTGCGCGGTCGCGGTGGTGCCGGCTTCCCCACCGGCATCAAGTGGAAGACCGTGGCGGACACCGCCGCCGATCGAAAGTTCATCGTCTGCAACGCCGACGAGGGTGACAGCGGCACCTTCGCCGACCGCATGCTGTTCGAGGGCGATCCCTTTGTGGTGATCGAGGGCATGACCATCGCCGGCATCGCCGTGGGCGCCACCAAGGGCTACATCTACATCCGCTCGGAATATCCCCACGCCATCGCCGCCACCAACATCGCGATCGCCGCAGCCGAGCGCGCCGGTTTCCTCGGCGCCAATATCTGCGGCTCCGCGCACAGCTTCGATCTCGAAGTCCGTGTCGGTGCCGGCGCCTATGTCTGCGGCGAGGAGACGGCGCTGCTGGAAAGTCTCGAGGGCCGCCGCGGCATCGTCCGTGCCAAGCCGCCGCTACCGGCGCACAAGGGCCTGTTCGGCAAGCCCACGGTGATCAACAACGTGCTGTCGTTCGCGGCAATCCCCTTTATTCTCAACGACGGTGCCAAGGCCTATGCGGAATTCGGCATGGGCCGCTCGCGCGGCACCATGCCGATCCAACTCGCCGGCAATATCAAAAACGGCGGGTTGTTCGAGGTCGCGTTCGGCATCACGCTTGGCGAACTGGTCGACGAGGTCGGCGGCGGCACCTTGAGCGGCCGTCCGGTCCGCGCCGTGCAGGTCGGCGGTCCGCTCGGCGCCTATTTCCCGCGCGAGTTGTTCGATACGCCGTTCGACTACGAGGCCTTTGCCAAGCGCGACGGGTTGATCGGCCACGGCGGCATCGTGGTGTTCGACGACAGCGTCGACATGGCGAAGCAGGCGCGCTTCGCCATGGAGTTCTGTGCCGTCGAGTCCTGCGGCAAGTGCACCCCATGCCGCATCGGCTCCACCCGCGGCGTCGAGACCATCGACAAGATTCGCCGTGGCGAGCGCGTGGCCGAGAACACCGCCGTGCTGGAAGATCTCTGCCATACCCTGAAATTCGGCTCGCTCTGTGCGCTCGGCGGCTTCACGTCCTATCCGGTGATGAGCGCGCTGAAGCACTTTCCGGACGACTTCGCGCCGACGCCGGCCCGCCTGCAAGCAGCAGAATAG
- a CDS encoding Bug family tripartite tricarboxylate transporter substrate binding protein, translating into MNKFLRWSSLAAILLAPVSVHADSYPSRLIKAIIPFGAGSATDVVPRIVFERLGPELGQTIVVENRVGAGGTLGTAAVAKADPDGYTILGHSSALAIGPAIFPNLPYDVAKDLSSVLMIGANANVMIVPMDRPWRSVADFLTAAKAKGSAINFGSVGVGSAVHISAEKFRRAGGFEATHVPYRGGPDVITDILGGRIDFYFCPLATALPLIREGQVRALVVSTAVRATELPEVPSMAEAGLPDGASTVWIGVFAPSKTPRDIVDKIHAAGVKVLAEPAMQASLKKLGVEPYPIEPAAMDTLVAKELAANMLLLKDVK; encoded by the coding sequence ATGAACAAGTTTCTGCGGTGGTCGAGTTTGGCCGCCATCCTGCTGGCCCCGGTCTCGGTGCATGCCGACAGCTACCCCTCGCGGCTGATCAAGGCGATCATCCCGTTCGGTGCCGGCAGCGCCACCGACGTGGTGCCGCGCATCGTGTTCGAGCGGCTGGGCCCTGAACTCGGCCAGACCATCGTGGTGGAAAATCGCGTCGGGGCAGGCGGCACGCTGGGCACGGCGGCGGTCGCCAAGGCGGACCCCGATGGCTACACCATTCTCGGGCATTCCTCGGCGCTGGCGATCGGGCCAGCGATCTTCCCCAATCTACCCTATGACGTCGCAAAGGACCTGTCGTCGGTGCTGATGATCGGCGCCAACGCCAATGTGATGATCGTGCCGATGGACCGTCCGTGGCGGTCGGTGGCGGATTTCCTGACCGCCGCAAAGGCCAAGGGGTCGGCGATCAATTTTGGCTCGGTCGGCGTCGGCAGCGCCGTTCATATCAGTGCCGAAAAATTCCGCCGCGCCGGCGGCTTCGAGGCCACCCATGTGCCGTATCGCGGCGGGCCCGACGTGATCACCGACATCCTCGGCGGCCGCATCGACTTCTATTTCTGCCCGCTGGCCACCGCGCTGCCGCTGATCCGCGAAGGCCAGGTGCGGGCGCTGGTGGTCTCGACCGCCGTGCGCGCGACGGAATTGCCCGAGGTGCCGTCGATGGCCGAGGCCGGCCTGCCGGACGGCGCCAGCACGGTCTGGATCGGCGTCTTCGCGCCGTCGAAAACGCCGCGCGACATCGTCGACAAGATCCACGCCGCCGGCGTCAAGGTGCTGGCGGAGCCCGCGATGCAGGCCAGCCTGAAGAAGCTCGGCGTCGAACCCTATCCGATCGAGCCCGCGGCGATGGATACGCTTGTCGCCAAGGAGCTTGCCGCCAACATGCTGCTGCTCAAGGATGTGAAGTAG